A single genomic interval of Polaribacter vadi harbors:
- a CDS encoding PLP-dependent cysteine synthase family protein, whose product MTRNQGINNTILELVGETPMVKLQRITKHLKGTYYAKLEAFNPGLSQKDRIALHIVENAEKKGILKKGATIVETTSGNTGYSLAMIGLVKGYKCILAVSDKSSQDKIDLLKTMGAEVHVCPANVPAADPRSYYEVAKTIHRKTKNSVYINQYFNELNIEAHYRTTGPEIWEQTQGKITHLVVASGTGGTISGTGKYLKEQNPNIKVLGVDAIGSVLKKYHETGELDLNEVSPYKIEGLGKNLIPTATDFDVIDIYEKVSDKEAAFAARNIVKKEGIFCGYTCGAVVQATKQYAEQDYFDENSVVVLIFPDHGSRYMNKIYNDSWMKEQGFME is encoded by the coding sequence ATGACAAGAAATCAAGGAATTAACAATACTATTCTAGAATTGGTTGGAGAAACACCAATGGTAAAACTCCAAAGAATAACCAAACATTTAAAAGGTACTTATTACGCAAAATTAGAAGCCTTTAACCCTGGGTTGTCTCAAAAAGATAGAATTGCACTGCATATTGTAGAAAATGCGGAAAAAAAGGGAATCCTTAAAAAAGGAGCAACCATTGTAGAAACAACATCTGGCAACACAGGCTATAGTTTAGCAATGATTGGTTTGGTAAAAGGTTATAAATGTATTTTAGCAGTTTCAGACAAATCTTCTCAAGATAAAATCGATTTATTAAAAACAATGGGAGCAGAGGTACATGTTTGTCCTGCAAATGTACCAGCAGCAGACCCAAGATCTTATTATGAGGTTGCCAAAACCATTCATAGAAAAACGAAGAATTCTGTGTATATCAATCAATATTTTAACGAATTAAATATTGAAGCACATTATAGAACTACAGGTCCAGAAATCTGGGAACAAACACAAGGCAAAATCACGCATTTAGTGGTGGCAAGTGGTACTGGAGGCACTATTTCTGGAACAGGAAAATACTTAAAAGAACAAAACCCAAACATTAAAGTTTTAGGAGTTGATGCTATTGGCTCTGTCTTAAAAAAATATCACGAAACTGGCGAATTAGATTTAAACGAAGTTTCACCTTATAAAATTGAAGGTTTAGGAAAAAATTTAATTCCGACTGCAACCGATTTTGACGTTATTGATATCTACGAAAAAGTATCTGATAAAGAAGCCGCTTTTGCAGCAAGAAACATTGTAAAAAAAGAAGGAATTTTCTGTGGATATACTTGTGGAGCAGTTGTGCAAGCTACCAAGCAATATGCAGAGCAAGATTATTTTGATGAAAATAGCGTTGTCGTCCTTATTTTTCCTGATCATGGTTCACGCTATATGAACAAAATTTATAACGACTCTTGGATGAAAGAACAAGGTTTTATGGAATAG
- a CDS encoding aminotransferase class I/II-fold pyridoxal phosphate-dependent enzyme: MTTDLFDRFIKDKGPLGKWAKQAEGYYVFPKLEGPISNRMSFNGKKVVTWSINDYLGLANHPEVLKVDGEAAAEHGMAYPMGARMMSGHTPIHEQLERECAEFVNKEKAYLLNFGYQGIMSAIDALVTKNDIIVYDMDTHACIIDGVRLHSGKRFVYRHNDMESFEKNIKRAAKMAEKTGGGILVISEGVFGMRGEQGRLKEIIAFKKEYNFRILVDDAHGFGTLGEGGRGTGFEQGIQDEIDVYFATFAKSMAGFGAFLAGDKDVMQFLQYNMRSQTFAKSLPMAMVKGALKRLDMLRTMPELKEKLWENTRNLQSGLRDAGFDLGTTQTCITPVFLNGEIPEAMAMVNDLRENHGIFCSIVVYPVIPKGLIILRLIPTATHTQDDIDETITAFSAIREKLENGTYKKIAAAMV; the protein is encoded by the coding sequence ATGACGACAGATTTATTTGATAGATTTATAAAAGATAAAGGTCCCTTAGGAAAATGGGCTAAACAAGCAGAAGGATATTATGTTTTTCCGAAGTTAGAAGGTCCAATTTCTAACAGAATGTCTTTTAATGGTAAAAAAGTAGTTACTTGGAGTATCAATGATTATTTAGGATTGGCAAACCATCCAGAAGTTTTAAAGGTTGATGGAGAAGCTGCAGCAGAACATGGAATGGCATACCCAATGGGTGCTAGAATGATGTCTGGACACACACCAATTCACGAGCAATTAGAACGTGAATGTGCAGAATTTGTTAATAAAGAAAAAGCATATTTACTAAACTTTGGTTATCAGGGGATTATGTCTGCTATAGACGCTTTGGTTACTAAAAATGATATTATTGTCTATGATATGGACACACATGCTTGTATTATAGATGGTGTTCGCTTGCATTCAGGAAAACGTTTTGTATATCGTCATAATGATATGGAAAGTTTTGAAAAAAACATAAAGCGTGCTGCAAAAATGGCAGAAAAAACTGGAGGAGGAATTCTAGTAATTTCTGAAGGTGTTTTTGGAATGCGTGGAGAACAAGGGCGTTTAAAAGAAATTATCGCTTTTAAAAAAGAATACAACTTTAGAATTTTAGTAGATGATGCTCATGGTTTTGGAACTCTTGGAGAAGGAGGAAGAGGTACTGGTTTTGAGCAAGGAATTCAAGATGAAATTGACGTTTATTTTGCAACTTTTGCAAAATCAATGGCAGGTTTTGGTGCTTTTTTAGCAGGAGATAAAGATGTAATGCAGTTTTTGCAATACAATATGCGTTCGCAAACTTTTGCAAAATCTTTGCCAATGGCAATGGTTAAAGGAGCTTTAAAGCGTTTGGATATGTTGCGTACTATGCCAGAATTAAAAGAAAAATTGTGGGAAAACACAAGAAACTTACAATCTGGTTTAAGAGATGCAGGTTTCGATTTAGGAACCACACAAACTTGTATTACTCCAGTATTTTTAAATGGAGAAATACCAGAAGCAATGGCAATGGTAAATGATTTACGTGAAAATCACGGAATTTTCTGTTCTATTGTTGTGTATCCTGTAATACCAAAAGGTTTAATTATCTTAAGATTGATACCAACAGCAACACACACACAAGATGATATTGATGAAACCATTACTGCTTTTTCTGCAATTCGTGAAAAATTAGAAAATGGAACCTATAAAAAGATTGCAGCAGCAATGGTGTAG
- a CDS encoding GlcG/HbpS family heme-binding protein yields the protein MNITLAQAEKAIVAAKEKSTAIDTKMNIAVVDAGANLVAFGRMDGAWLGSLDISIKKAKTARFFDMNTGIIGELSQPGQPLFNIEHSNNGLITFPGGVPIKNESGEIIGGIGVSGSSVENDHIVAEAGASAI from the coding sequence ATGAATATTACATTAGCACAAGCAGAAAAAGCAATTGTAGCAGCAAAAGAAAAATCTACAGCAATTGACACAAAAATGAATATTGCAGTTGTAGATGCTGGAGCAAATTTAGTTGCATTTGGTAGAATGGATGGTGCATGGTTAGGCTCACTTGACATATCAATTAAAAAAGCAAAAACAGCTCGTTTTTTTGATATGAATACAGGAATTATTGGAGAGTTATCTCAACCAGGACAACCTTTATTTAATATTGAACATTCAAATAATGGATTGATTACTTTTCCAGGTGGTGTGCCAATTAAAAATGAATCAGGAGAAATTATTGGAGGTATTGGTGTTAGTGGAAGTTCAGTTGAAAACGACCATATTGTTGCAGAAGCTGGAGCATCAGCAATTTAA
- a CDS encoding YceI family protein yields the protein MNWKIDNTHSEITFKVKHMMISTVTGHFENFDATINTNDESFDNASFELNAKIDSINTKNKDRDTHLKSEDFFNSEKFPEMKFVSKSFDGQQLIGDLTIKDVTKTVKLDVDLNGIAVDPYGQTKAGFEISGEINRKEFNLTWNAVTEAGSIVVSDKVKLVIDAQFIKQA from the coding sequence ATGAATTGGAAAATAGACAATACGCATTCAGAAATTACATTCAAAGTTAAACACATGATGATTTCAACAGTTACAGGTCACTTTGAAAATTTTGACGCAACTATAAATACAAATGATGAAAGTTTCGATAATGCTTCTTTTGAGTTAAATGCAAAAATAGATTCTATAAACACAAAAAATAAAGATAGAGATACACATCTGAAATCTGAAGATTTTTTCAATTCGGAGAAATTTCCAGAAATGAAATTTGTTTCTAAATCTTTTGACGGGCAACAATTAATTGGAGACTTAACTATAAAAGATGTTACTAAAACAGTAAAATTAGATGTTGATTTAAATGGTATTGCTGTTGACCCTTATGGACAAACTAAAGCAGGTTTTGAAATAAGTGGAGAAATCAATAGAAAAGAGTTTAATTTAACTTGGAATGCTGTTACAGAAGCAGGAAGTATTGTAGTTTCGGATAAAGTGAAATTGGTAATTGACGCTCAATTTATAAAACAAGCTTAA
- a CDS encoding Crp/Fnr family transcriptional regulator — protein MNYSNFNTFLTSTLEIDENEISSIAKNCVVKTVKKDELLLRIGENCKHSFFVEKGLLRQYSIDEKGKEHILSFAPESWIVTDRESVYFSQPSAYFIQALENSQVILLDENFFLLLSKKFPKFTDFNNRLLHNHIRHLKKRIKLLLSAVAEDRYLEFLKMYPDIVNRVPQTMIASYLGITPESLSRVRKELTRKNFKM, from the coding sequence ATGAATTATTCTAATTTCAATACATTTTTAACTTCAACTCTTGAAATTGACGAAAATGAAATTTCATCAATAGCTAAAAATTGTGTGGTAAAAACCGTTAAAAAAGATGAGCTATTACTAAGAATAGGCGAAAATTGCAAACACTCATTTTTTGTAGAAAAAGGACTTTTACGACAATATTCGATTGATGAAAAAGGTAAAGAACACATATTGTCTTTTGCGCCTGAAAGTTGGATTGTTACAGATAGAGAAAGTGTCTATTTCAGTCAACCGTCAGCTTATTTTATTCAAGCTTTGGAGAATAGCCAAGTCATTCTATTAGATGAAAACTTTTTTCTTTTGCTTTCAAAAAAATTTCCAAAATTTACTGACTTTAATAATCGATTACTGCACAATCATATTCGTCATTTAAAAAAAAGGATTAAACTATTATTAAGTGCAGTTGCAGAAGATAGATATTTAGAATTCTTAAAAATGTACCCAGATATTGTGAATAGAGTTCCACAAACTATGATTGCATCTTATTTAGGAATTACACCTGAGAGCCTGAGTCGTGTCCGTAAAGAATTGACTCGAAAAAATTTTAAAATGTAA
- a CDS encoding T9SS type A sorting domain-containing protein, whose translation MKNIILFGLSVIGICSIQAQNWQNLNATTPISASYLIAASHLGDNILVIGNNQLMALSIDKGASWTAPTITRPPGQYVALYNGGDRIYANMKINTYDYELHYTLDNGTTWTRDTIGLPQNYVDTGKLSMNVKNMGNGYLMAYDATHTSYKQNGTTAWIQTTISTSISDVTSLNDVWYVLGQNDIMKSTDHGATWAPVPLNGLPRGGGWFKITTNGVNRMFILESPANGGNEVYYSDDSGESWRLANSAGHYTHQNAWLGAMYAVEDYVFAAVNPASGGFFDPPPYLFSSTKVPDFQKGDTNGLFTRLTTSPLPLFFHIDDKLYTMNWDLFSSNPGFKGTLGIDENIEFTFNAYPNPTKGAFYLDIPVNTKWILTSIDGKVISKGVVKDHKTNINMETLDNGIYLVQTFFNGKKVVKKVVKY comes from the coding sequence ATGAAAAATATCATACTTTTCGGATTGAGTGTAATTGGCATTTGCTCCATCCAAGCACAGAATTGGCAAAACTTGAACGCTACCACTCCTATTTCAGCTTCTTATCTTATTGCTGCTAGCCATTTGGGAGATAATATCTTGGTAATTGGCAACAATCAACTAATGGCTCTTTCAATTGATAAAGGCGCTTCTTGGACAGCCCCGACTATCACTCGTCCTCCAGGACAGTATGTAGCTTTGTATAATGGAGGTGATCGTATTTATGCCAATATGAAAATCAATACCTATGATTATGAATTGCATTATACACTTGACAATGGAACAACGTGGACGAGAGATACAATAGGTCTTCCCCAAAACTATGTAGACACTGGTAAACTTTCTATGAATGTAAAAAATATGGGTAATGGATATCTTATGGCTTATGATGCTACGCATACCAGCTACAAACAAAATGGTACAACTGCCTGGATCCAGACTACAATATCCACATCAATTTCTGATGTCACTTCTCTGAACGATGTTTGGTATGTACTTGGTCAGAATGATATTATGAAAAGTACAGATCATGGCGCAACTTGGGCACCAGTACCATTGAATGGTTTACCTAGAGGAGGTGGCTGGTTTAAAATTACTACGAATGGTGTAAATAGAATGTTCATTTTAGAATCTCCAGCAAATGGTGGTAACGAAGTTTATTATTCGGATGATTCTGGAGAAAGTTGGAGACTTGCCAATTCTGCTGGACATTATACCCACCAGAATGCATGGCTTGGAGCCATGTATGCAGTGGAAGATTATGTTTTTGCCGCGGTTAATCCAGCTTCTGGAGGTTTTTTTGATCCTCCTCCTTATTTGTTTTCATCGACCAAAGTTCCTGATTTTCAAAAAGGTGATACCAATGGATTGTTTACAAGACTTACCACATCGCCACTTCCTTTATTCTTTCATATTGATGACAAATTATATACAATGAATTGGGATTTGTTCAGTTCGAATCCTGGTTTTAAGGGAACCTTAGGAATTGATGAAAATATAGAATTTACTTTTAATGCTTATCCAAATCCTACAAAAGGAGCTTTCTATTTGGACATTCCAGTGAATACAAAATGGATATTGACTTCGATAGATGGAAAAGTGATATCTAAAGGGGTTGTAAAAGATCATAAAACTAACATCAATATGGAAACATTAGATAATGGAATTTATTTGGTACAAACATTTTTTAATGGTAAAAAAGTTGTGAAAAAAGTAGTTAAATATTAA
- a CDS encoding TonB-dependent receptor family protein, translating to MKKGLLVLSALCTLAISAQEKKKKDVTLDSIQKLDEVIISTTAIFGNKYVAKNRTGSAYYLSPKELQKFGFTDVNRALRTVPGVSIYEEDGFGLRPNISLRGTSPERSSKITLMEDGILIAPAPYSASSAYYFPTIARMEAVEVLKGSSQVQYGPFTTGGAINMISSQIPTEFGGQVRASYGSFNSSQLHAKIGGGNETFGYMVEYLNYGSDGFKTLPSGKDTGFNKNDVVAKLAVNLFPNAQVKQSFEFKFQYSDEVGNETYLGLTEADFNENPFARYASSDADKMKTDHTQYAITHKANFSKNIRLTTTAYQNNFARNWYKLNDVTFNGDKQSIANILENSTTLPNHFAIVNGSVNSGADALGVKANNRKYESQGIQSKLDYHWYKGDAFHDIEVGFRFHYDEEDRFQWVDQYGISDTGVLALTTAGTHGTDANRITSANAFASFITYKLKYNNWTFTPGVRYENITLKREDFGKSDVNRTGVNLAERENSVNVFIPGMGANYRFNNDLSIFGGVHKGFSPPGNQEGQEPEESINYELGTRFNFAGISGEFVGFFNDYSNLLGSDLAATGGTGSLDQFNAGEVNVNGIELLLNYNFAKADAKIALPISVGYTFTNTEFQNSFGSDDALWGTVTMGDELPYIPKHQFNVVFSVEHSAFEINLNARYNGEFRTLAGSGNIPDNERVDANFVIDASGKYFVNNQLSLTANIINLLDETYAASRVPAGLRPGHPFGIYGGLEFRF from the coding sequence ATGAAGAAAGGTCTTCTTGTATTATCAGCCTTATGTACGCTTGCAATAAGTGCTCAAGAAAAAAAGAAAAAGGATGTTACGTTAGATTCAATCCAAAAATTGGACGAAGTAATTATTTCTACAACTGCTATTTTTGGCAATAAATATGTAGCAAAAAACAGAACAGGTTCTGCATATTATTTATCGCCAAAAGAATTGCAAAAATTTGGTTTTACAGATGTAAATAGAGCACTAAGAACAGTGCCTGGAGTTAGTATTTATGAAGAAGATGGTTTTGGTTTACGTCCAAATATTAGTTTGCGAGGAACCTCTCCAGAAAGAAGTTCTAAAATTACCTTAATGGAAGATGGCATTTTAATTGCACCAGCTCCTTACAGTGCTTCATCTGCTTACTACTTCCCTACTATTGCTAGAATGGAAGCTGTAGAAGTTTTAAAAGGAAGTAGCCAAGTACAATATGGGCCTTTTACAACTGGTGGTGCTATTAATATGATTTCTTCTCAAATTCCGACTGAATTTGGAGGACAAGTGAGAGCCAGTTATGGTAGCTTTAATTCTAGCCAATTGCATGCTAAAATTGGTGGAGGAAATGAAACTTTTGGATACATGGTTGAGTATTTAAATTATGGTTCAGATGGTTTTAAAACCTTGCCAAGTGGAAAAGACACAGGTTTTAATAAGAATGATGTTGTTGCCAAATTAGCTGTAAACTTATTCCCAAATGCGCAAGTAAAACAGTCTTTTGAATTTAAATTTCAATATTCAGATGAGGTTGGTAATGAAACCTATTTAGGGCTGACAGAAGCTGATTTTAATGAAAATCCGTTTGCAAGATATGCGTCTTCTGATGCTGATAAAATGAAGACTGACCATACACAATATGCAATTACACACAAAGCGAACTTCTCTAAAAATATACGATTAACAACTACTGCATATCAAAATAATTTTGCTAGAAACTGGTATAAATTAAATGATGTTACTTTTAATGGTGATAAACAATCTATTGCCAATATTTTAGAAAACTCAACAACTTTGCCTAACCATTTTGCAATTGTAAATGGAAGCGTAAATTCGGGTGCAGATGCTCTTGGAGTTAAAGCAAATAATAGAAAATATGAGTCACAAGGAATCCAATCTAAATTAGATTATCATTGGTATAAAGGAGATGCTTTTCATGATATTGAAGTTGGTTTTCGTTTTCATTATGATGAGGAAGATCGTTTTCAATGGGTAGATCAATATGGTATTTCTGACACTGGTGTTTTAGCCTTAACAACAGCTGGAACTCATGGAACTGATGCCAACAGAATTACAAGTGCAAATGCGTTTGCTTCTTTTATCACCTATAAATTAAAATATAATAATTGGACGTTTACACCTGGAGTTCGTTATGAAAATATCACTTTAAAAAGAGAAGATTTTGGTAAAAGTGATGTAAACAGAACTGGTGTAAATTTAGCGGAAAGAGAGAATTCAGTGAATGTTTTTATTCCTGGAATGGGTGCAAATTATCGATTTAATAACGACTTATCTATTTTTGGTGGTGTTCATAAGGGATTTTCGCCTCCTGGAAATCAAGAAGGTCAAGAACCAGAAGAAAGTATTAATTATGAGTTAGGAACGCGTTTTAATTTTGCAGGAATTTCTGGTGAATTTGTAGGGTTCTTTAACGATTATTCTAATCTTTTAGGAAGCGATTTAGCTGCGACTGGTGGAACAGGTTCTTTAGATCAGTTTAATGCTGGTGAAGTAAATGTAAACGGAATTGAATTGTTACTAAATTATAATTTCGCAAAAGCGGATGCCAAAATTGCCTTGCCTATTTCTGTTGGTTATACTTTTACAAACACTGAATTCCAAAATAGTTTTGGTAGTGATGATGCTTTATGGGGAACTGTAACTATGGGTGATGAATTACCATATATTCCAAAACATCAATTTAATGTTGTTTTTTCTGTAGAACATTCAGCTTTTGAAATTAATTTAAACGCACGTTATAATGGTGAGTTTAGAACGCTTGCAGGTTCAGGAAACATTCCAGATAATGAAAGAGTTGATGCTAATTTTGTAATTGACGCTTCTGGTAAATACTTCGTAAACAATCAATTAAGCCTTACTGCCAATATTATTAATTTGTTAGATGAAACCTATGCAGCTTCTAGAGTTCCTGCAGGTTTAAGACCTGGACATCCTTTTGGAATCTATGGTGGTTTAGAATTTAGATTCTAA
- the guaB gene encoding IMP dehydrogenase, producing the protein MIAHENKILGEGLTYDDVLLVPAFSQVLPREVSIQTKFTRNITINVPIASAAMDTVTESALAIAIAREGGIGVLHKNMTIEQQAQEVRKVKRAESGMILDPVTLPLTAKVLDAKAFMKEHGIGGIPIVDAHGILKGIVTNRDLRFEHDNNRPIVEVMTSENLVTAGVGTSLNDAEKILQNYKIEKLLIVDDAYKLKGLITFRDITKVTQKPIANKDSFGRLRVAAALGVTPDAVHRAEALVNAGVDAVIIDTAHGHTEGVVKVLKAVKEKFPELDVVVGNIATPEAAKYLVAAGADAVKVGIGPGSICTTRVVAGVGYPQFSAVLEVAHAIKGSGVPVIADGGIRYTGDIPKAIAAGADCVMLGSLLAGTKESPGETIIYEGRKFKSYRGMGSVEAMKHGSKDRYFQDVEDDIKKLVPEGIVGRVPYKGELFESIHQFVGGLRAGMGYCGAKDIETLKETGRFIRITASGINESHPHDVAITKEAPNYSRR; encoded by the coding sequence ATGATAGCACACGAAAACAAAATTTTAGGAGAAGGACTAACATATGATGATGTTCTTTTAGTTCCAGCTTTTTCTCAAGTACTTCCAAGAGAAGTAAGTATACAAACAAAATTTACTAGAAATATTACCATTAACGTTCCTATTGCTTCTGCAGCTATGGATACTGTTACAGAATCTGCTTTGGCAATTGCCATTGCAAGAGAAGGTGGTATTGGAGTTTTACATAAAAACATGACCATTGAGCAACAAGCCCAAGAAGTTAGAAAAGTAAAACGTGCAGAGAGTGGAATGATTCTAGATCCTGTAACATTGCCTTTAACTGCCAAAGTTTTAGATGCAAAAGCATTTATGAAAGAGCATGGAATTGGTGGAATTCCGATTGTGGATGCTCATGGAATTTTAAAAGGAATTGTAACCAATAGAGATTTGCGTTTTGAGCATGACAATAATAGACCAATTGTTGAGGTGATGACCAGTGAAAACTTGGTAACTGCAGGTGTTGGAACTTCTTTAAATGATGCAGAAAAAATTCTTCAGAATTATAAAATAGAAAAACTTTTAATTGTTGATGATGCTTATAAATTAAAAGGATTAATCACTTTTAGAGATATCACAAAAGTTACTCAAAAACCAATTGCCAATAAAGATTCTTTTGGTAGGTTAAGAGTTGCAGCAGCTTTAGGTGTAACTCCAGATGCTGTTCATAGAGCAGAAGCTTTGGTAAATGCAGGAGTTGATGCTGTAATTATAGATACTGCTCATGGACATACAGAAGGTGTTGTAAAAGTATTGAAAGCTGTGAAAGAAAAGTTTCCTGAATTAGATGTTGTAGTAGGAAATATTGCAACTCCAGAAGCAGCAAAATATTTAGTAGCTGCAGGTGCAGATGCTGTAAAAGTAGGGATTGGACCAGGTTCTATTTGTACAACAAGAGTTGTTGCAGGAGTTGGGTATCCTCAATTTTCGGCAGTTTTAGAAGTTGCACACGCTATTAAAGGTAGTGGAGTTCCTGTAATTGCAGATGGTGGAATTCGTTATACAGGAGATATTCCTAAGGCTATTGCTGCTGGTGCAGATTGTGTAATGTTAGGATCACTTTTAGCTGGTACCAAAGAATCTCCAGGAGAAACCATTATTTACGAAGGAAGAAAGTTTAAATCTTATAGAGGAATGGGGTCTGTAGAAGCTATGAAACATGGTTCTAAAGATCGATATTTCCAAGATGTAGAAGATGATATTAAAAAATTAGTTCCTGAAGGAATTGTTGGTAGAGTACCTTATAAAGGAGAATTGTTTGAAAGCATTCACCAGTTTGTGGGTGGTTTAAGAGCAGGAATGGGATATTGTGGTGCAAAAGATATTGAAACTTTAAAAGAAACTGGGAGATTTATAAGAATTACAGCAAGTGGAATTAACGAAAGTCATCCTCATGATGTAGCAATTACAAAAGAAGCGCCAAACTATAGTAGAAGATAA